The genomic DNA ACCCGCGCCTCGGTGCGGAACGGGATCCGGGCCTCGAACGCCTCGGTGAAGGCCGTCCGGAAGTTCTCCAAGTCGTCGGGATGCACGATCTGGTGCCAGCCGTCATCGTTGAACTGCGCGGCCGGTAGCCCGAACAGGTGCTCGAAATGGAGGTTGGCGAAGCTGACTGCGCCGGTCTCGTCGGTCATCCAGATCAGGGCCGGGGCCGAATCGGCCATGTGCCTGAAGCGCGCCTCGCTCTCGCTGAGGGCGCTCAGGCCGCGCTTGGTCTCGGCCAGCGCCCGGTCGCGCTCCTCCTCCCGCGTGCGCAGCCGCAGCGACGCCTCCGACAGCACGACCCCGAGCCGTTGGATCTCGTGCACCGGCGACGACACGCGCGGGATCGCCTCGCCCCGGGCCAGGGCCGGCCCGGACGCCGCCAACAACCGGAGGGGGCGCGAGACCCGCGACCAGAGGTTCACCGCCAGGAGCGACGAGGTGGCGAGCACCAGCAGGCCGAACCCCGCGAAGGCCCAGATCCAGCGCCGCACCCGCGCGTCGACGAGGGCCTGCGGGATGCTGGTCGCGACCATCCAGCCGGTCAGCCGCGAGCGCGCCTCGATCACCACCACCGGCTTGTGCTGGCGGTCCTGGCCCTCCCAGACGCCGGGCGTCGACGACTGCACTTGGCGGAGGCTGGCGAGGCGCTGCTTGCCGACCACCGCCTCGGGATCCGGCAGGCGCGCCAGGACGATGCCGGACCGGTCGCTGATCCCCGTCGTCCAGCCCGGGACGACCTCGCGAGACAGGATGCCCTGCAGGCGGGACAGGGGCACGGTGAAGCTCAGGATGTACCCGACCTCGCCGTCGACCATCACCGGCACGCCGACCGCGTAGGTGGCCTCGCCCGGCATCGGTCCGGGCACGTAGCCGCTCACCATGGCGCGCTGCGTGCCGCGGGCCAGATCCTGGTCGAAGGGAAGCGTGACGATCGGCATCGGCGCGCCGCGCGGCACGCCGGTGTTGACCACCTCCTGACCGTTCGGCCGGCGCAGGAGCACGTCCAGGTCGATCGATTCGCGGACGAGGCGCGCCTGGGCGTCGAACGCCTCGAACTCGCCCTGCCGGATCCGCGGCGAGGTCGCCAGCGTCTGCAGCACCGACACGAGGCCGGCGGTGTCGCGGTCCAGAGACAGGCCGATGCCGCGCACGTTCTCGCGGGCGTCCTGCTCGAACCGCGCCCGTTCCGCGGAGGCGTAGCGCATCAGTAGTATGCTGGTGAACAGCAGGCCGGGACCGATCAGCGCGATCACCAGCGCGATCAGGTAGACCTGGGTCGAGAAGCCGTTGCGCCCGAAGCGGTGCAGCCGCCGCGACAGCCAGGAACGGCGCGCGGGGATCACCGCGGGGACGCCCGCGCCCTCGGCATGATGGTCCGGACTCAAGCGGGGTCCGTCCCCGGCCCGCGGCGCCCCGCGGGCTCGTCGCCGTTCCCTCGCCTCATGACCGGTCGATATGACCGAGATCGCGCGCCGGGTCGAGGTGGTCGCGCACCCGCTGCTTCAGCGCCTTCACGTCCGGAAAGCCGCCGTCGCGCACCCGTTCCCACAGGAGGGCCGCGCCCAGCTCGATGCGGAAGGTGCCGCCGGTGGCCGGCACCAGGGCGACCTCGCCGAGGTCGTCCCGGAAGGTCGAGAGGAGTTCCTGCGCCATCCAGGCCGCGCGCAGCAGCCAGTTGCACTGCGTGCAGTAGGTGATCGCGACGCGCGGCCGGCCCGGCCCCGCCGCGCCCTCCGCCGTCACGTCGCTGCCGGGCTCCGCGCCCGCTGGGCCATCGCGCATGCCCGCAGAGCGCACCGGCACGGCGGCCTTGTCAACCTCGCCCGCGCACACGATGGCGAGCCCCAGGCCGGCTTCGGCTGCGCCGCGCCCGGGCGAACCGGGTTCTGACAGGCCTTCCGGGCGCTCGTCCGGTTGTCGCCAAACATCGCCGGCCGCGCTTGACGGCGCGGCCTGCCGCGCACTAGAAGGCCCGCCACCGGGTCGCGGCGCCCCCGAGGGCGAGCGACGATGGCGTGCGCTCAGGCGACTCGCCGGTACGGACGGTTAGCACAGCGGTAGTGCGTTCCCTTCACACGGGAAAGGTCGCAGGTTCGATCCCTGCACCGTCCACCATTATCCCCCATCCCCCGAAGGTCTGATCCCGCCGCGCCCCGCGTCGGTTTGCCACCCGAAAACCGCGTGCTAAGGGCGCTCGATCGGTGAACGCATAAGCTTGGACCCGGCCCGATCCGGGTCGCAGGCCACGGGCAGGGGAAGGGCGGGAACAGCCATGAAAGATATCCTCGACAAGCTCGAAGAGCGTCGGGCGCAGGCCCGGCTCGGCG from Methylobacterium radiotolerans JCM 2831 includes the following:
- a CDS encoding SelT/SelW/SelH family protein encodes the protein MRDGPAGAEPGSDVTAEGAAGPGRPRVAITYCTQCNWLLRAAWMAQELLSTFRDDLGEVALVPATGGTFRIELGAALLWERVRDGGFPDVKALKQRVRDHLDPARDLGHIDRS
- a CDS encoding sensor histidine kinase; this translates as MSPDHHAEGAGVPAVIPARRSWLSRRLHRFGRNGFSTQVYLIALVIALIGPGLLFTSILLMRYASAERARFEQDARENVRGIGLSLDRDTAGLVSVLQTLATSPRIRQGEFEAFDAQARLVRESIDLDVLLRRPNGQEVVNTGVPRGAPMPIVTLPFDQDLARGTQRAMVSGYVPGPMPGEATYAVGVPVMVDGEVGYILSFTVPLSRLQGILSREVVPGWTTGISDRSGIVLARLPDPEAVVGKQRLASLRQVQSSTPGVWEGQDRQHKPVVVIEARSRLTGWMVATSIPQALVDARVRRWIWAFAGFGLLVLATSSLLAVNLWSRVSRPLRLLAASGPALARGEAIPRVSSPVHEIQRLGVVLSEASLRLRTREEERDRALAETKRGLSALSESEARFRHMADSAPALIWMTDETGAVSFANLHFEHLFGLPAAQFNDDGWHQIVHPDDLENFRTAFTEAFEARIPFRTEARVIDRTGAVRWLQCEGVPRLDDAQNFLGYTGCNIDITDTKNAEEHLLLLIHELNHRVKNTLATVQSIAAQSLRGLEGAEADAARAAFEARLLALARVHDVLTRESWEGAELSAVVADAIRPLEAGDGRTSRFQVSGPALRLPPRLALSIAMALHELGTNAVKYGALSTEGGTVEISWTVRRLEEMQLSLRWSERGGPPVKKPTRTGFGSRLIERSLARELAGEVVLSYEPTGVVCTIDAPVPPPGLLERKGVAAPTRIAPLPLAG